The following are encoded in a window of Scophthalmus maximus strain ysfricsl-2021 chromosome 6, ASM2237912v1, whole genome shotgun sequence genomic DNA:
- the p3h1 gene encoding prolyl 3-hydroxylase 1 — MELRYALACLCLLLPPCAPDGGPSGLLVAEPYDYLFDTAVDAYNRGDWLSVILNMEKALRNKATIRAVKAQCRLSCANHTAFGDPPAALGVAVPGAGSVDDLGFFQRVLKRADCVSSCELDKLGSPTLHLVGEEVELEFRKRTPYNYLQVAYFKINMLDKAVAAAHTFFLANPDHLEMRQNLDYYRMMAGVKEEDFKDLEERPHMAEFLHGKRYYSYDSFGLAAEHLEVAVDEYFVADRECRALCEGSYNYDGYNYMEYSADLFQTMTDHYMQVLNCKQHCSVELASTAGKDKPFEDFLPSLFNYLQFSYYNREKYEPAIECAKTFLLFHPADEVMNQNLAYYSAVLGEDKAKTLSAREVVKQYIQKSVLEKELLYFGYEAFGITFVDPDTWTPEDVMPKKLRDKQKADKETAARITEEIGNLMKEIETLVEEKKKDSSDVAKIISPTEGGALLSDDIKVTMTSTQLNGSQRVLLDGVISGDECRELQRLSNTAAQKGDGYRGSTSPHSPSEMFQGVTVLKAVKLGQEGKVPLKSARLFFDLSERVKKVLESYFPMETPLYFSYSHLVCRSAIEEKQGDREDLSHPVHVDNCLLVSELNECIKEPPAYTHRDYSAILYLNDDFEGGDFIFTELDAKTVTAEVRPQCGRVVGFGAGKENPHGVRAVTKGQRCAVALWFTLDPAHEEKERIQAQDLLKMFSTPVNAEFSKKEAAAAGGSEPQPAAPAPAPPAQAAQEPADGKQDHKPAEQKADAQVDRPADTPEHKNTERKPASQTTTGAKAEAAPAEAKAKAGVQPKDKAAEKGKAAAKKVGKQTVKTQAKQAVKRDTKPAAEKTVKVAARKDLEQTKVDGASASASQNSKVEL; from the exons ATGGAGCTCCGTTACGCGCTCGCGTGCCTGTGCCTTCTCCTGCCGCCGTGCGCGCCGGACGGCGGTCCGAGCGGCCTGCTGGTCGCGGAGCCCTACGATTACCTCTTCGACACGGCGGTGGACGCGTACAACAGGGGGGACTGGCTGTCGGTCATCCTGAACATGGAGAAGGCGCTGCGCAACAAGGCTACGATCCGCGCCGTGAAGGCGCAGTGCCGGCTGAGCTGCGCCAACCACACCGCCTTCGGCGACCCGCCGGCCGCCCTGGGCGTCGCGGTGCCGGGGGCCGGCTCCGTGGACGACCTGGGCTTCTTCCAGAGGGTCCTGAAGCGGGCCGACTGCGTGAGCTCCTGCGAGCTGGACAAGCTCGGCTCGCCGACGCTGCATCTGGTCGGCGAAGAAGTGGAGCTGGAGTTCAGGAAGAGGACCCCGTACAACTACTTACAGGTCGCCTACTTCAAG ATCAATATGCTGGACAAGGCAGTGGCAGCAGCGCACACCTTCTTCCTGGCCAACCCAGATCACTTGGAGATGAGGCAGAACCTGGACTACTACAGGATGATGgcaggagtgaaggaggaggactTCAAAGATTTGGAGGAGAGACCACACATG gccGAGTTCCTGCACGGGAAGCGTTACTACAGCTACGACTCTTTCGGTCTGGCGGCCGAACACTTAGAAGTGGCCGTAGACGAGTACTTTGTCGCCGACAGGGAGTGCAGAGCTCTGTGCGAGGGCTCCTACAACTACGACGGATACAACTACATGGAGTACAGCGCCGACCTGTTCCAGACCATGACAG ACCACTACATGCAGGTGCTGAACTGTAAGCAGCACTGCTCTGTGGAGTTGGCCTCCACGGCCGGCAAGGACAAGCCCTTCGAGGATTTCCTCCCCTCGCTCTTCAACTACCTGCAGTTCTCCTACTACAACC GTGAGAAGTACGAGCCGGCAATAGAGTGCGCCAAGACCTTCCTGCTGTTCCACCCTGCCGACGAGGTGATGAACCAGAACCTGGCGTATTATTCTGCGGTGCTGGGCGAGGACAAGGCGAAAACCCTATCAGCCAGAGAG gtcgTGAAACAGTACATCCAGAAGTCCGTACTGGAGAAAGAGCTGCTCTACTTTGGGTATGAGGCATTTGGGATCACCTTTGTAGATCCA GACACGTGGACTCCTGAGGATGTCATGCCCAAGAAGCTGAGAGACAAGCAGAA GGCTGACAAGGAGACGGCGGCGAGGATCACAGAGGAAATAGGAAACCTAATGAAGGAGATCGAGACTCTGgttgaggagaagaagaaggactcTTCAGATGTAGCCAAGATTATCTCGCCGACAGAAG GTGGCGCTCTGCTGTCCGACGACATCAAGGTGACCATGACGTCCACTCAGCTGAACGGCTCTCAGCGCGTGCTGCTGGATGGAGTGATCAGTGGCGACGAGTGCAGGGAGCTGCAGCGTCTCTCCAAT ACAGCTGCTCAGAAAGGTGATGGCTACAGGGGGAGCAcctccccccactcccccaGCGAGATGTTCCAGGGAGTGACCGTCCTGAAGGCCGTCAAG CTCGGACAGGAGGGGAAGGTTCCGCTGAAGAGCGCTCGTCTCTTCTTCGACCTGAGCGAGAGGGTGAAGAAGGTGTTGGAGTCCTACTTCCCAATGGAGACCCCACTCTACTTCTCCTACTCCCACCTGGTCTGTCGCTCTGCCATTGAAG AGAAGCAGGGCGACCGCGAGGACCTGAGCCACCCTGTCCACGTGGACAACTGTCTGCTGGTGTCCGAGCTCAACGAGTGTATTAAGGAGCCTCCGGCGTACACACACCGAGACTACAG TGCCATCCTTTATTTGAACGATGACTTTGAAGGAGGAGACTTCATTTTCACTGAGCTGGACGCCAAGACGGTCACG GCTGAGGTACGCCCGCAGTGTGGCCGCGTGGTCGGGTTCGGTGCGGGGAAAGAAAACCCCCACGGCGTCAGAGCCGTCACGAAGGGTCAGCGATGTGCCGTGGCGCTGTGGTTCACCCTGGATCCTGCTCACGAGGAAAAG GAGAGAATCCAAGCCCAGGATTTGCTGAAGATGTTTTCCACACCTGTGAATGCGGAGTTCAGCAagaaggaggcggcggcggcgggcggctcGGAGCCCCAACCGGCAGCACCGGCACCGGCACCCCCCGCCCAGGCCGCCCAGGAGCCAGCGGATGGAAAACAGGATCACAAACCGGCGGAGCAGAAGGCGGACGCGCAGGTCGACAGACCGGCCGACACGCCGGAGCACAAAAACACGGAGAGGAAGCCAGCCAGCCAAACGACCACAGGCGCCAAAGCCGAAGCTGCGCCCGCGGAGGCAAAGGCCAAAGCGGGAGTGCAGCCGAAGGACAAGGCGGCAGAAAAGGGGAAAGCTGCGGCAAAAAAAGTCGGCAAACAGACGGTCAAAACACAAGCCAAGCAGGCCGTCAAAAGGGACACAAAACCGGCTGCGGAAAAGACAGTGAAAGTCGCCGCCAGGAAGGACCTCGAACAAACCAAAGTAGACGGCGCGTCGGCCTCGGCCTCTCAGAACAGCAAGGTCGAGCTGTGA